One window of the Branchiostoma lanceolatum isolate klBraLanc5 chromosome 3, klBraLanc5.hap2, whole genome shotgun sequence genome contains the following:
- the LOC136430510 gene encoding leucine-rich repeat-containing protein 15-like, whose translation MGRKLQDLLIFLLIILKEFHMTEASCSCSSSSSSCSCNFLSLTSIPQDLNTSITNLDLGYNQITTLSQSDFSRYTNLISLHLTNNDISSIEAGTFSHTPQLQRLELYGNNLTSIPQGVFGGLNQLQHLYLYSNHMKTIPPNTFTNLQQLLYLYLHDNDISSIPTAAFANLPRLQRLNLYTNQITHIQSGTFSNLPQLQRLYLDSNKITHVESGAFSNLPQLLQLQLQNNQLTSIPTIQYQFPELQNLYLSYNNITDIPADAFFNQPKLSSLLLHSNRISTVSSAAFTGLANLKTLYLYNNALTVLPDYLFVGLSGLDSLQLQHNAIMQIFPDTFTEITTLTYLYLSNNNIKTFPIEALSKIPSIYRLYLHSNQMMTLPLEAYDMLSSISVVDIGINPWQCDCRIVGFRQKMTGTPSFEYQITCTDPRHDGQRLKDINPEDLTCEEPMIVSFEKGDDNSVVEGETLHLVCEASGIPTPDITVTLPSGLNITAELNEGVSMTVNVTVTITDVTVADAGLYICIAASPVGSAFKTLSVDIQPNVPPAVTMTTVPSSPNNFTLPGTSDKPEPQGSAPSFSLPVLLGAVFGAAAGIILIGGIIFTIWYKRRTQNPHDQTGQGESQNDPNPGYPQRLAVPQLSLDVEPPMIRPRSTGTGAAAAVYVNEPAVALDNPNYMYTTNV comes from the coding sequence ATGGGTAGAAAGCTACAAGACttgctgattttccttctcatcatcctgaaggagTTTCACATGACAGAAGCTTCCTGCagctgttcatcatcatcatcatcttgtagCTGCAACTTTCTGAGCCTCACCAGCATTCCTCAGGACCTAAATACATCCATCACTAACCTGGACTTAGGCTATAATCAAATTACAACTTTAAGCCAATCAGACTTCTCGAGGTATACTAACTTGATAAGCCTACACCTGACCAACAATGACATCAGTAGTATTGAGGCAGGAACCTTCAGTCACACTCCACAGCTACAACGTCTTGAGCTTTATGGAAACAACCTGACATCAATTCCACAAGGTGTTTTTGGTGGTCTGAACCAACTTCAGCACTTGTATCTCTATAGTAATCACATGAAAACTATCCCACCCAACACTTTCACCAATCTGCAGCAGCTTCTTTACCTATACCTCCATGATAATGACATCAGCAGCATCCCAACTGCTGCTTTTGCCAACCTACCCCGGCTCCAAAGACTGAATCTGTACACCAACCAGATAACACACATTCAGTCTgggacattttcaaacttgccaCAACTTCAACGACTGTACCTGGACTCGAACAAGATAACACATGTTGAATCGGGTGCATTTTCAAACTTGCCACAACTTCTGCAACTTCAACTACAGAACAACCAATTAACCAGCATTCCAACCATACAATATCAGTTTCCAGAATTACAGAATCTGTACCTGTCCTATAACAACATCACAGACATTCCTGCTGACGCATTTTTCAATCAGCCAAAACTGTCTTCTCTCCTTCTCCACTCAAACAGAATCTCAACTGTTTCATCGGCTGCTTTCACAGGACTTGCTAACCTGAAAACACTCTATCTCTACAACAATGCCCTGACTGTACTTCctgattatttgtttgttggtcTCTCCGGTCTTGACAGTCTACAGCTGCAGCACAATGCAATCATGCAGATCTTTCCTGATACATTCACAGAAATAACAACTCTTACATATTTGTACCTGTctaacaacaacataaaaactTTCCCCATTGAGGCACTGTCAAAAATTCCATCAATTTATCGGCTTTATCTTCATAGTAACCAGATGATGACACTTCCCTTGGAGGCCTATGACATGCTGTCGTCAATCTCTGTTGTAGACATTGGCATCAatccctggcagtgtgactgcagGATAGTTGGTTTCAGACAGAAAATGACTGGGACGCCATCTTTTGAATACCAGATCACCTGTACTGATCCTCGTCATGATGGACAACGGCTGAAAGATATCAATCCTGAGGATCTGACTTGTGAAGAGCCAATGATTGTCAGTTTTGAGAAGGGTGATGACAACTCAGTTGTAGAGGGGGAGACACTCCATTTGGTCTGTGAAGCTTCAGGAATCCCCACACCAGACATCACAGTCACTCTCCCATCTGGACTAAATATAACGGCTGAGTTAAATGAGGGAGTGAGTATGACAGTGAATGTTACTGTTACCATAACAGATGTTACAGTAgcagatgctggtctgtacatcTGCATTGCAGCAAGTCCTGTTGGCTCAGCATTTAAAACACTGTCTGTAGATATCCAACCAAACGTGCCCCCTGCTGTAACAATGACAACAGTGCCTTCATCACCTAATAATTTCACACTGCCAGGCACTTCAGATAAACCAGAACCACAAGGATCTGCTCCCAGTTTCTCCCTACCTGTTCTCCTTGGTGCTGTTTTTGGTGCAGCTGCTGGCATCATTCTCATTGGTGGCATCATTTTCACTATCTGGTACAAGAGGAGGACACAGAATCCTCATGATCAGACAGGCCAGGGTGAGTCCCAGAATGACCCAAACCCAGGATATCCCCAGAGGTTGGCTGTCCCACAGCTTTCTCTAGATGTAGAACCACCAATGATCAGACCAAGATCTACAGGTACAGGTGCTGCTGCAGCTGTGTATGTAAATGAGCCGGCAGTTGCTCTTGACAACCCCAATTATATGTATACTACCAACGTCTGA
- the LOC136430507 gene encoding leucine-rich repeat-containing protein 15-like, protein MGRKLQHLLIFLLIILKEFHMTEASCSCSSSSSCSCNNLGLTSIPQNLRTSITSLYLRSNQITSLTQSDFSRYRYLQTLDLDNNDISTINNQAFYDLNRLTTLDLHGNQLTSLQATMFVSLSNLQTLDLYNNDISSIETGTFSHTLQLQRLYLYGNNLTSIPQGVFDGLNQLRYLHLYSCHMKILPLNTFTNLQQLLYLHIYSNEISIIPTAAFANLPRLQQLYLNSNQITHIQSGAFSNLPQLQQLYLYSNKITHIQSGAFSNLPQLQQLRLQNNHLNNIPTAQYQFPELTLIYLHSNNITDIPADAFSNQPKLSTLHLYSSRISTVSSTAFRGLAQLNTLYLHSNDVTELPNFLFLGLSSLRDLRLHDNAVSRIFSNTFTGISSLTYLLLSGNNIKTFPIEALLKISSIAQLYLQNNQMTTLPLTAYNMLSSVSSTIDISNNPWQCDCRIVGFRQKITGSHSFVNQITCTDSQNNGRLLKDINPEDLTCEEPMIVRFERSDDNSVLEGETLHLVCEALGIPTPDITVILPFGLNVTVESGGKVTVEVNGTITITDVTAADAGLYICIAASPVGSAFKTLYVDVQSKEPATVTSATINITGKPESNLGSAPIFSLPVLLGSVIGAVAGTVLIGCIILMIWCKRKAKDPPPVPDTSVVFNNTNTTATVTTSGPYQTGQVWSHNVTNPGYGQRPAVPQPTLDLYEDVEPPPNRPTSKGAGPKQPVKKKALKPPNRNKAPHDERPPSPPPRTGAATGAAAVYANEPAAALDNLPYYQPLTKN, encoded by the coding sequence ATGGGTAGAAAGCTACAACATttgctgattttccttctcattATCCTGAAGGAGTTTCACATGACAGAAGCTTCCTGCagctgttcatcatcatcatcttgtagCTGCAACAATCTGGGCCTCACCAGCATTCCTCAGAACTTACGGACATCCATTACTTCCCTGTACTTGAGAAGTAATCAAATCACAAGTTTAACTCAGTCAGACTTTTCAAGGTATAGGTACCTACAAACTTTAGACTTAGACAATAATGATATCTCAACCATAAACAATCAGGCATTCTACGACCTGAACAGGTTAACAACCTTAGATCTTCATGGTAACCAGCTGACTAGCCTCCAGGCAACAATGTTTGTAAGCCTTAGCAACCTGCAGACCCTTGACCTGTACAACAATGACATCAGTAGTATTGAGACAGGAACCTTCAGTCACACTCTACAGTTACAACGTCTTTACCTATATGGAAACAACCTGACTTCAATTCCACAAGGTGTTTTTGATGGTCTGAACCAACTTCGGTACTTGCATCTCTATAGTTGCCACATGAAAATCCTTCCACTTAATACTTTCACGAACCTTCAGCAGCTTCTTTATCtacacatttacagtaatgagaTCAGCATCATCCCAACTGCTGCTTTTGCCAACCTACCTCGGCTCCAACAACTGTACCTGAACTCAAACCAGATAACACACATTCAGTCAGGTGCATTTTCAAACTTGCCACAACTTCAACAACTGTACCTGTACTCAAACAAGATTACTCACATTCAGTCTGGTGCATTTTCAAACTTGCCACAACTCCAACAGCTTCGACTGCAAAATAATCATTTAAACAACATTCCAACTGCACAATATCAGTTTCCAGAACTTACCCTTATATACCTGCACAGCAACAACATCACAGACATTCCTGCTGATGCATTTTCCAATCAGCCCAAACTATCTACTCTCCATCTCTACTCAAGCAGAATCTCAACTGTTTCATCAACTGCTTTCAGAGGACTTGCTCAACTCAATACTCTTTATCTACACAGCAACGATGTGACCGAGCTTCCAAACTTTCTGTTCTTGGGTCTTTCCAGCCTTCGTGATCTAAGGCTACATGACAATGCCGTGTCGCGTATCTTTTCAAACACATTCACAGGAATATCAAGTCTTACATACTTGCTCCTGTCTGGCAACAACATAAAAACTTTCCCTATTGAGGCACTGTTAAAGATTTCCTCAATTGCTCAGCTTTACCTTCAGAACAACCAGATGACAACACTTCCCCTCACAGCCTATAACATGCTGTCATCCGTCTCTTCAACTATAGACATCagcaacaacccctggcagtgtgactgtaggataGTTGGTTTCAGACAGAAAATAACTGGGTCTCATTCCTTTGTAAACCAGATCACATGTACCGATTCACAAAACAATGGGCGATTGCTGAAAGATATCAATCCTGAGGATCTGACTTGTGAAGAGCCAATGATTGTCAGGTTTGAGAGGAGTGATGACAACTCAGTGCTGGAGGGGGAGACACTCCATTTGGTCTGTGAAGCTTTAGGAATCCCCACACCAGACATCACAGTCATTCTCCCATTTGGACTGAATGTAACTGTTGAGTCAGGTGGGAAAGTGACTGTGGAGGTGAATGGTACCATCACCATAACagatgttactgcagcagatgctggtctgtacatcTGTATTGCAGCAAGTCCTGTTGGCTCAGCATTTAAAACACTGTATGTAGATGTTCAATCAAAAGAGCCAGCCACTGTAACATCGGCAACAATCAACATCACAGGCAAACCAGAAAGCAACCTTGGATCTGCTCCTATTTTCTCTTTACCTGTTCTCCTTGGTTCTGTTATTGGTGCAGTAGCTGGAACTGTCCTCATTGGTTGCATCATTCTCATGATATGGTGCAAGAGAAAGGCCAAGGATCCTCCTCCAGTTCCAGACACAAGTGTTGTTTttaacaacacaaacaccacgGCTACTGTAACAACCAGTGGTCCctatcagacagggcaggtttGGTCTCATAATGTCACAAACCCAGGTTATGGTCAAAGGCCAGCAGTCCCACAGCCTACTCTAGATCTGTATGAAGATGTAGAACCGCCACCAAACAGACCAACATCGAAAGGTGCAGGTCCCAAACAACCTGTTAAAAAGAAGGCCCTGAAGCCACCAAACAGAAACAAAGCTCCTCATGACGAGCGCCCCCCGTCTCCCCCTCCCCGTACAGGTGCTGCTACAGGTGCTGCAGctgtatatgcaaatgagccagcAGCTGCTCTCGACAACTTGCCCTACTACCAACCTCTGACAAAGAACTGA